The genomic interval TAATTTTCGTCAAGCAAAAAATAACATTTTGTGTTTAATTATTTGCAGTTATCATTTATTAATCACCATCCTGCCAGTTTCATTTTCATTTCCACTTGATAATTTATATATGTAAACCCTACTGGGCATTGCCCTGCCATTATCATCCTTTCCATCCCAGACAACTGTATTAATTCTACATTTTACATTTCTTGTCGAGCCGGAATTAGATGAATGCTGATCAATTTTCAATTAGCGAACTCGCTGTCCTTTGATATTATAGATATCTATTTTGGCATTATCCGTTATTGGTGTATCCAGTTCAAACGAGATTATTCTGGTATCTTAATGATGAATTTGTGGGCAGCAGCATCGGGAAAGAAAATATTTCTCTGCTGCTGTTGGAGTTAAGAATTAATCAAGAGTTGGGAGGGGGGGGGAATAAACGAAGATGAGAAGGCGTGAAGGGGCGAAAGTGCGATTTAATATAAGATAATGTAATGTAATCCAGAGCTGGGGAAGAATGAAGAGGGGAATTATTAAAAGTTAAATATAGGGTATGTATAACGGGAATCGTAAGTCGTTAGTTGTTAGTTGTTAATTGAGCTTGGAAAGCTGGTTTTTTTTAAAAGTTAAATATAGGGGTATGTATAACGGGAATCGTAAGTCGTTAGTTGTTAGTGGTGAAGAAGAATAATTGAATCAGCCATAGGCTGACAAGAATGTAAAATTAAATATAGGGGTATGTATATTCGGAAAAGGGGCATAAATGTTAGGAAATGCTGTAATTGACATAATAGCTGGTAGTTATGACCTAACATTTTCCTAACATTTCTAACATTTTGCTAACTATTTCAGGAGAACAACTTTTTGGGTTTTCTGCAATTCATCGCCAGTGAATTTGATAAGGTAAATACCGCTTTTCAATCCTGAAGCATCCCATTGCAGTGAATAATCTCCTTTATTTTGTGCTTTATTAATCAGCACATCAACTTTTTGTCCCTTGATATTAAATACTTCAATCTTCACATTCTCAAATTTGGTTATTTCATATTCAATAGTGGTCTCTGGATTAAAGGGATTGGGGTAGATCATTTTAACTGATGAAATAGCGGGGGTATCGTCACATAGATCAGCATCATTTTCGTTCTGCACCTGGTTGAAATAATATGCTCCCATATCGGCAATTGTATTGTCAGGATCATACGATGAATCAGGGTTACCGGTATCTATACAGGGTGATTTGGTGAGATCAGGCACTGGAAAGTTTAACCAGGTTAGATGGAAATCACCATTTAAAGCATCCGCAAATAGCGGGTCTGCATCAATATTCCCTATACCTGTAAAATCACCCTCAATATCTGAATAATTTACTATCTCGGTACCCGTGCTTGTAGCACTGACAATCTCATCAGGGGTATTATTCCAGGAAATACAATTCTGGATAGTGATATCTCCAGTATCATGATGAAATAGACCTCCTCCTTCATCAGTAGCCGTATTTTCAGAAATAGTGCAGTTTATGATCAAAGGATCAGAGTTTTTACAACAATATAAACCGCCACCTCTATCAGCGGTATTGTGAGTAATGGTGTTTTTTTGGAGAACAGGATCAGAGTTTTCCATAAATATTCCACCACCATGATAAGTGTTTCCATGTATGAGCCTTAAATTACTGATAGTAGATTCGCTGACATTAAGTATTGATAAAACGCTGGACTGCATTTCAGCATCCAGCACGGTATCTCCGTTTTCTGATCCATAAATGGACACGTATTCTGATCTATGTTCGATGGGAAAGGCTTCGCCTGTTTCAGAAGAACTGTAAACACCTTCTTCAATGAATATAGTGTGCTGGTTTTCGTTATCCGCATATATTCTGTTCAAGGCATATTGAATTGTCTGCAATGGGTCATCGGGAGTGAGACCAGAATTTGAATCATCACCCCAGGTGGCAACGTAGAGGTCGGCATTTACCAGATTTCCGGCATATCCATGCAGGATATCAAACTCGATATCTTCGATGGGGTATGCCTGGGTATCAGTGGGATACAGTACCGAAAAGGTATCCACAACAACTTCTAATTCGTAGATATATTCAAAATACAGATCATTACCGACATCTTCCGTCGATATATTAGAGTAAATATTACATCTGGATTCTCCGTCAAAGTCAATATCATCTCCTTCCCAATAAATTCCACCACCACGGTTAGCGTAATTTTCCCTGATAGTTACGTTTGTAAGAGAGATAGAAGATGGATAGCCGAAACCATTTGCAATTCCACCACCTGTATTTGCAGTATTATCACAGATCAGCCCATTGGTCAAACTGAGATTGTAATTGCTTTCTTCGCAGTATATGCCACCGCCACGTTCTTCTGCATGATTATTAGTAATAATCAGATTATTAAAACTTGAGCTTGAATAGTAGGCACCATAAATTCCACCTCCGTATTGGGCATTGCCATTAGTGATAGTCAGATTTTCCATAATGCCGTAATTGATATAAGCTGGATTACAAACCACGCCAGACCTTTCTTCGGCATCAAGAACGGTGGTATCAGCATTTTCACCTTGAATTGTCACATAGTCTTTGCCTAATACCGGCATGATATCTTCTGTGAGAGAATATGAATATGTGCCATTCGCTAAGTGGATTGTGCAGGGAGACTCTTCATCTGCCTCAATTTTAAGTATTGCAAAATATAATGATAATAAGGGTTCTTCAGGCACTAATCCACTATTACTATTAGAGCCGATTGGGCTAACATATAAGTCAGCATTAACCGGTTCCATTAGGGCATTATCTAGATTAAAGATAAGATTAGCGGCAGGATAGGCATAATAATCTGTAGGGTTCATCACCGTAAAAGTATCCACAAAAACTTCAATACTGGGTTGCGCAGATTCTAAATAGATATCAGTTCCCCAGGGAGCATTATTTAAAAAAATATTACAGGGTGATTCCTCATTAAAAATCAGAGTTGCATTATAATAACATAAAATCCCGCCACCACACCATCTTTCGGCAATATTTCTGGTAATAGTAACATTATTCAGTTCAGGAGAAGAATCGTACCAGCAGCTCAATCCTCCACCACAAGTTTGAGCGGAATTTTCGGTAATGGTCACATCGCTGATAATCGGTGAGGCATTTTCACAATATATTCCACCACCTGAATATCTTGCTCTATTATTTTTAATTATCAAATTTTGTAAACTCGGATTTGCATCCATAATACAGATGCCACCACCACTAAACGCTTCAGACCAGTTTGTAGAATAACCATTGGTAATGACAAATCCAGATAATACAGCGTCACTGCCTTCATTGCTTTCGAATATAACCACACTTCCATTATCATTCCCGTCTATTACGGTCTGTTCGATATAGGCAGGGTCTTGAGTTGTTAAAAATAAAGAACCGATTACGATGTTCATGCCACTGTAATCCAGGTTCTCAGTATAAATACCGGGTTGAACAAGAATTGTGTCATAATCTACTGCTGCATATATTCCCATCTGAATGGTTAGCTGGTCGTCCGGAATATTAATTACAGTTGGATACAGACTCATAAAACTGAATAAAATTAAACCAATAACAAAATAAAATGTCTTTCTCATTATATTCCTCCTTAGCCCTCGCTCAATGCAT from Candidatus Stygibacter australis carries:
- a CDS encoding T9SS type A sorting domain-containing protein encodes the protein MRKTFYFVIGLILFSFMSLYPTVINIPDDQLTIQMGIYAAVDYDTILVQPGIYTENLDYSGMNIVIGSLFLTTQDPAYIEQTVIDGNDNGSVVIFESNEGSDAVLSGFVITNGYSTNWSEAFSGGGICIMDANPSLQNLIIKNNRARYSGGGIYCENASPIISDVTITENSAQTCGGGLSCWYDSSPELNNVTITRNIAERWCGGGILCYYNATLIFNEESPCNIFLNNAPWGTDIYLESAQPSIEVFVDTFTVMNPTDYYAYPAANLIFNLDNALMEPVNADLYVSPIGSNSNSGLVPEEPLLSLYFAILKIEADEESPCTIHLANGTYSYSLTEDIMPVLGKDYVTIQGENADTTVLDAEERSGVVCNPAYINYGIMENLTITNGNAQYGGGIYGAYYSSSSFNNLIITNNHAEERGGGIYCEESNYNLSLTNGLICDNTANTGGGIANGFGYPSSISLTNVTIRENYANRGGGIYWEGDDIDFDGESRCNIYSNISTEDVGNDLYFEYIYELEVVVDTFSVLYPTDTQAYPIEDIEFDILHGYAGNLVNADLYVATWGDDSNSGLTPDDPLQTIQYALNRIYADNENQHTIFIEEGVYSSSETGEAFPIEHRSEYVSIYGSENGDTVLDAEMQSSVLSILNVSESTISNLRLIHGNTYHGGGIFMENSDPVLQKNTITHNTADRGGGLYCCKNSDPLIINCTISENTATDEGGGLFHHDTGDITIQNCISWNNTPDEIVSATSTGTEIVNYSDIEGDFTGIGNIDADPLFADALNGDFHLTWLNFPVPDLTKSPCIDTGNPDSSYDPDNTIADMGAYYFNQVQNENDADLCDDTPAISSVKMIYPNPFNPETTIEYEITKFENVKIEVFNIKGQKVDVLINKAQNKGDYSLQWDASGLKSGIYLIKFTGDELQKTQKVVLLK